One Thalassotalea hakodatensis DNA segment encodes these proteins:
- the rimP gene encoding ribosome maturation factor RimP, with product MAKFEDNLTEMLRPAVEAVGKELLGVEFVSAGKHSVLRVFIDHENGIVVDDCAEVSHSVGAILDVEDPISTEYSLEVSSPGLDRPLFSLAHYQAIVGETVNIKLNMPLNGRRKFKGILEKIENDTLVVVVDGESYDIIYSNIDKGNLVPRFD from the coding sequence TTGGCTAAATTTGAAGACAACTTAACAGAAATGTTACGCCCAGCAGTAGAAGCAGTAGGCAAAGAGCTTCTGGGAGTTGAGTTTGTAAGTGCAGGGAAACACTCTGTACTTCGTGTGTTCATTGATCACGAAAATGGCATTGTTGTTGATGATTGTGCGGAAGTCAGTCATTCAGTTGGCGCTATATTAGATGTAGAAGATCCAATTAGCACTGAATATAGCCTTGAGGTTTCTTCTCCAGGCCTTGATCGTCCATTATTTTCATTGGCTCATTATCAAGCGATAGTCGGTGAAACCGTAAATATTAAGTTAAATATGCCACTAAACGGACGCAGAAAATTCAAAGGCATATTGGAAAAAATTGAGAATGACACTTTGGTTGTTGTAGTAGACGGTGAGAGTTATGACATTATCTATAGTAATATTGATAAAGGTAACTTAGTGCCGCGATTTGATTAA
- the rsxB gene encoding electron transport complex subunit RsxB — MTALIAILILGLIGLAFGALLGYASIKFKVEGDPLAQQIDELLPQTQCGQCGYPGCKPYAEAVANGEAINKCAPGGDETIKKIADLMGVEPIAMDESHEADNTPKVAFIIEEDCIGCTKCIQACPVDAIIGATKQMHTIIIDECTGCDLCVAPCPVDCIEMRPIEKTTRNWQWDLESIPVTEVK, encoded by the coding sequence ATGACCGCTCTTATCGCTATTTTAATTCTCGGGTTGATCGGATTAGCATTCGGTGCGCTACTTGGCTATGCCTCAATCAAATTTAAAGTTGAGGGAGATCCTCTTGCTCAACAGATAGACGAATTATTACCGCAAACACAATGTGGGCAATGTGGTTATCCTGGCTGTAAACCTTATGCTGAAGCAGTTGCCAATGGCGAAGCTATCAATAAATGTGCCCCTGGTGGTGATGAAACCATTAAAAAAATTGCCGACTTAATGGGCGTAGAACCTATCGCGATGGACGAAAGTCATGAGGCAGATAACACACCTAAAGTCGCTTTTATTATTGAAGAAGACTGTATTGGTTGCACCAAGTGTATTCAAGCATGCCCTGTAGATGCCATTATCGGTGCAACAAAACAAATGCATACCATCATCATAGATGAATGTACTGGTTGTGATTTATGTGTTGCCCCCTGCCCAGTAGATTGTATTGAAATGCGTCCTATCGAAAAAACGACACGAAACTGGCAATGGGACTTAGAAAGTATTCCCGTAACAGAAGTTAAGTAA
- the nusA gene encoding transcription termination factor NusA: protein MSKEVLLVVDAVSNEKALPRESIFEAMETALETATKKKYEGDIVVRVAIDRKSGEFDTFRRWLVIEDNQEAENPYAEMSLSAAQYDEPEIQLGDYVEEQIESITFDRITTQTAKQVIVQKVREAERALIVDSYQDQVGELITGVVKKANRDSVILDLGNNAEAVIYRDDLLPREVFRPGDRVRGLLYAIKPEARGAQLFVSRTKPEMLIELFRVEVPEIGEEMLEIRGAARDPGSRAKIAVKSNDKRIDPVGACVGMRGSRVQAVSGELGGERVDIVLFDDNPAQFVINAMAPAEVASIIVDEDKRTMDIAVEEGNLAMAIGRNGQNVRLASNLTGWELNVMTVDDMNEKHQAENDKVLNLFTEKLDIDEDFATLLAEEGFTSLEEVAYVPTSELLEIDGMNEEIVEELRDRAKAALTTQALASEESLENAEPAEDLLNLEGLDRHLAFVFASRGVITLEDLAEQGVDDISDIEELDEKTAGELIMAARNICWFNEE from the coding sequence ATGAGTAAGGAAGTATTACTAGTTGTAGATGCCGTTTCTAATGAAAAAGCATTACCTCGTGAGAGCATTTTTGAGGCAATGGAAACTGCGCTAGAAACTGCAACGAAGAAAAAATATGAAGGTGATATTGTTGTTCGAGTTGCTATCGATCGTAAATCGGGTGAATTTGATACGTTTAGACGCTGGTTGGTAATTGAAGATAATCAAGAAGCGGAAAATCCATACGCTGAAATGAGCTTATCTGCAGCCCAGTATGATGAACCCGAAATTCAACTAGGCGACTACGTTGAAGAACAGATCGAGTCAATTACATTCGACCGTATTACTACACAAACTGCAAAGCAAGTTATTGTTCAAAAGGTACGTGAAGCTGAGCGTGCTTTGATTGTTGATTCATATCAAGATCAAGTTGGTGAGTTAATAACAGGGGTTGTTAAAAAAGCGAACCGTGACAGTGTCATTCTTGATCTAGGTAATAATGCTGAAGCGGTCATTTACCGTGATGACTTATTACCGCGTGAAGTATTTCGTCCGGGAGACCGTGTTCGAGGCTTATTATATGCAATTAAGCCAGAAGCGCGTGGCGCACAATTATTTGTTTCACGTACGAAACCAGAAATGCTAATTGAATTATTCCGTGTTGAAGTGCCTGAAATCGGTGAAGAAATGCTGGAAATTCGTGGTGCAGCTCGTGATCCAGGTTCACGTGCAAAAATCGCTGTTAAGTCAAATGATAAGCGAATTGATCCTGTTGGTGCTTGTGTTGGTATGCGAGGATCTCGAGTTCAAGCGGTTTCTGGGGAATTAGGTGGGGAGCGTGTAGATATCGTTTTATTTGACGATAACCCTGCTCAGTTTGTTATCAACGCAATGGCACCTGCAGAAGTGGCGTCGATCATTGTTGATGAAGACAAACGCACAATGGATATTGCTGTTGAAGAAGGTAATTTAGCAATGGCAATTGGTCGTAATGGTCAAAATGTACGTTTAGCGAGCAACTTAACTGGTTGGGAACTCAATGTGATGACTGTTGACGATATGAACGAGAAGCACCAAGCTGAAAACGATAAAGTGTTAAATCTATTCACTGAGAAATTAGATATTGATGAAGATTTTGCCACGTTATTAGCTGAAGAAGGTTTTACATCTCTTGAAGAAGTTGCCTATGTTCCAACGTCTGAGTTATTAGAAATAGACGGCATGAACGAAGAAATTGTTGAAGAGTTAAGAGACCGCGCTAAAGCCGCATTAACCACACAAGCTTTAGCAAGTGAAGAATCATTAGAAAATGCAGAACCAGCAGAAGATCTTCTTAACCTTGAAGGGTTAGATCGTCACCTAGCATTTGTTTTCGCAAGTCGAGGCGTTATTACGCTTGAAGATTTAGCAGAACAAGGGGTAGATGATATTTCTGATATTGAAGAGCTAGATGAAAAGACAGCAGGCGAGCTAATTATGGCCGCTCGTAATATTTGTTGGTTTAACGAAGAATAA
- a CDS encoding EAL domain-containing protein, translating into MFTFFQIISRNIVYALLFNIIVLAVTFFIAKQQVAEKQHQNGVTLSVLFKQSSETTFEQVAQSLLRNQQLSFLKITNNEGVIFQHSASLSWLDKLLASQYETIAVQNNQYRIEYAVNPQSETKIFFSFALILLISSFLLALIAGKLSINRYGEIIQRINKQINQDLNHAIGNTEVQEQTIKFDLPELDAGIDEIKKQISTHIDDTKALESDAYIDRITQLENRNRFVQYFELEHQHIEFGVLTITRCSELQTINQIHGYHEGDNYIAKVAEIIKNSLSSYKGAKIFRLNSSDFSCILPNTTMREAENFADNISSKFNDFQLSSDLDSVAYTGLVSFTQDNPLGELLALADTAISVAQTQQINAWHAQTDTNILSSDSASYGNQNWRQEIESVLENQRVTLLVQPIKPNTRTTKVYGEFLARFLNSSNEMLPTASFIAMAEKLDKIVEVDRMIIEQAITLIGKKNLVDQNFGINISPRSISDEHFLIWLERRLLRDPKISASLVFEISEFGLQQNIKTSKRFIDLLHRTGARVTVERFGVGLTSFKFFRDLKPDFIKMDSTYTRDIDEDKNNQYFLRLMIDLAHRLSITVLAESVESQEEKFTLEKLFIDGCQGYYIGKPEKI; encoded by the coding sequence ATGTTTACGTTTTTTCAGATTATTTCTCGCAATATTGTTTATGCGTTACTGTTTAATATTATCGTATTGGCAGTGACTTTTTTTATCGCGAAACAACAAGTAGCAGAAAAGCAGCATCAAAACGGCGTCACACTTTCTGTTTTATTTAAACAATCGTCTGAAACAACCTTTGAGCAAGTTGCACAATCTTTACTTCGTAATCAACAACTTTCTTTCTTAAAAATAACCAATAATGAAGGCGTTATTTTTCAGCATTCAGCATCATTATCTTGGCTTGATAAGCTTTTGGCAAGCCAATATGAAACAATAGCAGTTCAAAACAATCAATATCGCATCGAATATGCTGTAAACCCTCAATCTGAAACCAAGATTTTTTTTAGCTTTGCCTTAATTTTATTGATCAGCTCATTTTTGCTAGCACTTATCGCGGGAAAATTAAGTATCAATCGCTATGGTGAAATAATTCAGCGTATTAATAAACAAATCAATCAAGACTTAAATCACGCGATAGGCAACACAGAAGTACAAGAACAAACCATAAAGTTTGACTTACCTGAACTAGATGCGGGCATTGATGAAATTAAAAAGCAAATATCTACTCACATAGACGATACTAAAGCATTAGAAAGTGATGCCTACATTGATCGCATTACTCAGCTCGAAAACCGTAATCGCTTTGTTCAGTACTTTGAATTAGAACACCAACATATAGAATTTGGTGTACTCACTATTACCCGTTGCAGTGAGCTACAAACCATAAACCAAATTCATGGTTATCATGAGGGTGATAATTACATCGCGAAAGTTGCTGAAATTATTAAAAATAGCCTTTCAAGTTATAAAGGGGCAAAGATTTTTAGGCTTAACAGTTCTGATTTTTCTTGTATTTTACCAAATACCACGATGAGAGAAGCTGAAAATTTTGCTGACAATATTTCCAGTAAATTTAATGACTTTCAACTATCTTCAGACTTAGACTCTGTCGCATACACTGGCTTGGTTTCATTTACTCAAGATAATCCCCTAGGCGAACTTTTAGCGTTAGCAGATACGGCAATTAGTGTTGCCCAAACACAACAAATTAATGCTTGGCATGCACAAACAGATACCAACATTTTAAGCAGCGATAGCGCCAGTTATGGCAACCAAAATTGGCGTCAAGAAATAGAAAGTGTACTTGAAAACCAGCGGGTAACCCTACTCGTTCAACCCATTAAACCTAATACTCGAACCACTAAGGTTTATGGTGAATTCCTAGCACGGTTTCTCAACTCTTCTAATGAAATGCTGCCAACGGCTTCGTTTATCGCAATGGCCGAAAAGCTAGATAAGATAGTAGAAGTAGATCGGATGATCATAGAACAAGCAATCACTTTGATTGGGAAAAAGAATCTTGTTGACCAAAATTTTGGCATAAACATAAGCCCTAGAAGTATTAGCGATGAACATTTTTTAATTTGGTTAGAAAGACGCTTATTACGCGACCCTAAAATCAGTGCAAGTTTAGTCTTTGAAATTAGTGAATTTGGCTTACAGCAAAATATTAAAACAAGTAAGCGTTTTATCGACTTGTTGCATCGCACAGGTGCCAGAGTGACTGTAGAGCGCTTTGGTGTTGGCTTAACCTCGTTTAAATTTTTCCGAGATTTAAAACCAGACTTCATTAAAATGGACAGTACCTATACTCGCGATATTGATGAAGACAAAAACAATCAATATTTCCTTCGATTAATGATAGATTTAGCGCATCGATTAAGCATTACAGTGTTAGCAGAAAGTGTAGAGAGTCAAGAAGAAAAATTTACCTTAGAAAAATTATTTATTGATGGCTGTCAAGGTTACTACATAGGTAAACCAGAGAAGATTTAG
- the rsxA gene encoding electron transport complex subunit RsxA, which translates to MTDYFLLLVGTVLVNNFVLVKFLGLCPFMGVSSKTETAIGMCYATTFVMTLASLISYLVQTYVLEPLSLQYLTTMTFILVIAVVVQFTEMVVQKTSANLYRSLGIFLPLITTNCAVLGVALLNMYESHNFIESIVYGFSAALGFSLVLVMFSAMREKLANADIPKPFKGSAIAMITAGLMSLAFMGFSGLVKF; encoded by the coding sequence ATGACTGACTACTTTTTATTATTAGTGGGCACGGTTTTAGTCAATAACTTCGTGCTCGTGAAGTTTCTTGGCCTCTGCCCTTTTATGGGAGTGTCCTCAAAAACTGAAACCGCAATCGGCATGTGTTACGCCACTACATTCGTAATGACGTTAGCATCGCTAATTAGTTATTTAGTGCAAACCTATGTGTTAGAACCATTATCACTACAGTATTTAACTACCATGACGTTTATTTTAGTCATCGCTGTAGTGGTGCAATTTACTGAAATGGTTGTTCAAAAAACCAGTGCCAACCTTTATCGTTCACTTGGCATATTTCTTCCTTTGATTACTACCAATTGTGCGGTACTTGGTGTTGCTTTATTAAACATGTATGAAAGCCATAACTTTATTGAATCGATTGTTTATGGTTTCAGTGCAGCACTCGGGTTTTCTTTGGTACTGGTCATGTTTTCCGCCATGCGTGAAAAACTTGCAAATGCAGATATACCAAAGCCTTTTAAAGGCTCAGCTATTGCGATGATCACCGCAGGATTAATGTCGCTTGCCTTTATGGGGTTCAGTGGCTTGGTGAAATTTTAA
- the rsxD gene encoding electron transport complex subunit RsxD, which yields MAYWIASSPHDHQQSKTSALMRLVIYATIPGIFAQWYFFGWGNIIHISIAITTALVSEFFILSLREKNIRSQLFDGSAILTAILLGISLPALAPWWISVLGSLFAIAIVKQLYGGLGHNVFNPAMAAYVMLLISFPVQMTSWQPPLSLMALELDFYNTVSVIFTNYTQQGYSIEQLQMHVDGFTMATPLDTLKTSITLGKTVEEGLQAPVIGEHFGVGWQWINAAFLAGGLLLIAKRAISWITPVSFLFTLFLCTFIAFLLSPDTNASTMFHWLNGATMLGAFFILTDPVSGATSTKGRIIFAVLAGFLVFVIRKFGGYPDAVAFSVLLCNMAAPLIDQYTRPRTYGHK from the coding sequence ATGGCTTATTGGATCGCAAGTTCACCCCATGATCATCAGCAAAGCAAAACCTCTGCGCTAATGCGCTTGGTTATCTATGCAACAATACCGGGCATATTTGCTCAATGGTACTTCTTCGGCTGGGGAAATATAATTCATATCTCAATTGCCATTACCACTGCGTTGGTTAGTGAGTTTTTTATTTTATCGTTAAGAGAAAAAAATATTCGCAGCCAACTTTTTGATGGTAGCGCGATTCTCACTGCGATTTTACTGGGAATAAGTCTGCCAGCATTAGCACCCTGGTGGATTTCAGTTTTAGGTAGTTTGTTTGCTATCGCCATAGTAAAACAACTCTATGGTGGATTAGGACATAACGTATTTAACCCCGCCATGGCCGCGTATGTCATGTTGCTTATCTCTTTTCCCGTACAAATGACATCATGGCAACCGCCTTTATCTTTAATGGCTTTAGAACTCGACTTTTATAATACCGTGTCAGTTATTTTTACGAATTACACCCAACAAGGCTATTCGATTGAACAACTTCAAATGCATGTAGATGGCTTTACCATGGCAACGCCACTAGACACATTAAAAACCAGTATTACGTTGGGGAAAACGGTTGAAGAAGGTTTGCAAGCACCTGTGATTGGCGAACACTTTGGCGTTGGCTGGCAGTGGATCAACGCAGCTTTTCTTGCTGGTGGTTTACTACTTATCGCTAAACGTGCTATTTCTTGGATCACACCCGTTAGCTTTTTATTCACTTTATTTCTTTGTACTTTTATCGCATTTTTATTAAGCCCAGACACCAACGCCTCTACTATGTTCCACTGGTTAAATGGTGCAACCATGTTAGGCGCTTTCTTCATTCTAACCGATCCAGTATCAGGTGCCACCAGCACAAAAGGAAGAATAATATTTGCCGTGCTTGCAGGGTTCCTCGTATTCGTTATACGAAAATTTGGCGGTTATCCTGATGCTGTCGCGTTTTCAGTATTACTTTGTAATATGGCAGCACCACTGATAGACCAATATACGCGACCAAGAACATATGGGCATAAATAG
- the rsxC gene encoding electron transport complex subunit RsxC — protein MESVIERIERGQFWQFHGGIHPPEMKFLTNEKPIRSLPLPEKLVIPVQQHIGEPGDLLVAVGDTVLKGQALTKASAPLMVPVHAPTSGKITNINLHVIAHPSGLSELCVTLVPDGEDKWRDRHITKNFHELSKDTLIEKIADAGISGMGGAGFPTHVKVNTQAQINYLIINAAECEPYITADDLLVRENAGTILDGINILDKILEPAFILIGIEDNKPLAIEALRRQTQDIDKIKVCVLPTQYPMGGEKQLIQALTGQEVASGVLPSALGIVMQNIATCFAIAEAVISDTPLIKRVITVSGQALSKPQNVWALLGTPVSFLLKQCGYPEQAKKHIIMGGPMMGFSLASDEIPVVKTTNCLLAPSEKEIPDDNIEVECIRCGQCADACPAQLLPQELQWSAKAQDYDQLNKLNLFDCIECGACAYVCPSYIPLVHYYRVAKAEIREQKLLDIKAEKAKQRFEARKARLERDKRIREEKHKKAAEARKARMNSGTKEANKEKSAVAAALARVQAKKQQSASNNEQSETSDNEKSPVAAAIARAKAKKAAKQNTTEQAPNAGENKSSRVAAAVAKAKAKKMQNSTNSTDIKTSDSIRPENKQTEETTEQPTSSTQPENDKKARIAAAVAKAKAKKAQTSAHTKGDEPEGHSKDNTQKTESVDTTEQSSTSNQAENDKKTRIAAAVAKAKAKAKKAQNNTHASKVDALDSNSKDNTQKSESVDTTEQTSVSAETDNDKKARIAAAVAKAKAKKQQKNSKAK, from the coding sequence TTGGAATCTGTAATTGAACGTATAGAACGCGGCCAATTTTGGCAGTTTCATGGTGGCATTCACCCACCAGAAATGAAGTTCTTAACCAATGAGAAACCAATCAGAAGCTTGCCTTTGCCCGAAAAGCTAGTTATTCCTGTTCAACAACATATTGGTGAACCCGGCGACTTATTAGTCGCTGTAGGTGATACTGTATTAAAAGGCCAAGCATTAACAAAAGCTTCTGCGCCACTTATGGTGCCCGTTCATGCGCCTACCAGTGGCAAAATAACCAACATCAATCTTCACGTTATCGCTCATCCATCAGGACTGAGTGAGCTATGTGTCACCCTTGTTCCTGACGGTGAAGATAAATGGCGAGATCGCCACATCACTAAAAACTTTCATGAATTATCAAAAGATACATTAATTGAAAAAATCGCTGATGCAGGTATTTCAGGCATGGGTGGAGCAGGTTTTCCAACGCATGTGAAGGTAAATACTCAAGCACAAATAAATTACCTTATTATTAATGCAGCCGAATGTGAGCCATACATTACAGCAGATGATTTATTAGTAAGAGAAAACGCCGGTACTATTTTAGATGGCATTAACATTCTTGATAAAATACTTGAGCCTGCTTTTATTTTAATTGGTATTGAAGACAATAAACCTTTAGCAATAGAAGCGTTGCGTCGTCAAACTCAAGATATCGATAAAATAAAAGTGTGTGTATTGCCAACACAATATCCTATGGGCGGCGAAAAACAACTTATTCAAGCACTTACAGGTCAAGAAGTTGCTTCAGGTGTATTACCAAGCGCATTAGGTATTGTCATGCAAAATATTGCAACATGTTTTGCTATTGCTGAAGCGGTTATTTCCGATACCCCACTGATAAAACGTGTTATTACTGTTAGTGGTCAAGCACTTTCAAAACCACAAAATGTGTGGGCACTATTAGGCACACCCGTTTCGTTTTTACTTAAACAGTGTGGCTACCCTGAACAAGCTAAAAAACACATCATTATGGGTGGGCCAATGATGGGGTTTAGCTTAGCGAGTGATGAGATCCCCGTTGTAAAAACAACAAACTGTCTGCTAGCCCCAAGCGAAAAAGAAATTCCTGATGATAATATTGAGGTTGAGTGTATTCGCTGTGGACAATGTGCTGACGCTTGTCCGGCACAACTATTACCTCAGGAGCTACAGTGGAGTGCCAAAGCCCAAGATTACGACCAACTCAATAAATTAAACCTGTTTGATTGTATTGAATGTGGCGCTTGCGCTTATGTCTGTCCAAGCTATATCCCACTGGTTCATTATTATCGTGTCGCAAAAGCGGAAATTAGAGAGCAAAAGTTACTTGATATTAAAGCCGAAAAGGCAAAACAACGGTTTGAAGCTCGTAAGGCTAGGCTTGAAAGAGATAAAAGAATTCGCGAAGAAAAACACAAAAAAGCTGCAGAAGCTCGTAAAGCAAGAATGAATTCCGGCACAAAAGAAGCAAACAAAGAAAAATCAGCGGTTGCAGCTGCCCTAGCTCGTGTTCAAGCAAAAAAACAACAAAGCGCATCAAACAACGAACAAAGTGAAACAAGTGATAATGAAAAATCACCTGTAGCAGCAGCTATTGCACGCGCTAAAGCTAAAAAAGCTGCAAAACAAAACACGACGGAACAAGCACCTAACGCGGGTGAGAATAAAAGTTCACGGGTTGCAGCTGCCGTAGCTAAAGCGAAAGCAAAAAAAATGCAAAACAGTACAAATAGTACTGATATAAAAACGTCTGATAGTATTAGGCCCGAAAACAAACAAACAGAAGAAACAACAGAACAACCCACGTCCTCAACTCAACCAGAAAATGATAAAAAAGCACGGATAGCCGCTGCCGTTGCTAAAGCGAAAGCAAAAAAAGCACAAACTAGTGCTCATACTAAAGGTGATGAGCCTGAGGGCCATAGTAAAGACAACACGCAAAAAACAGAATCGGTCGACACAACAGAACAATCATCAACGTCAAATCAAGCTGAAAATGATAAAAAAACGCGTATAGCCGCTGCGGTAGCCAAAGCCAAAGCCAAAGCAAAAAAAGCGCAAAACAATACGCATGCTAGTAAAGTTGATGCGCTAGATAGTAATAGTAAAGACAATACTCAAAAATCAGAATCAGTAGATACAACGGAGCAAACTTCTGTTTCAGCTGAAACAGATAACGATAAAAAAGCACGTATAGCGGCTGCCGTTGCAAAAGCTAAAGCAAAAAAACAACAAAAGAACAGCAAGGCTAAATAA